GTTCAAGTGGCTGCCGTGGAACTTCGTGTCGCAGGTGGTCGTGGTCTCATTGCCGATCTTCGCGATGACCGCGCTGATCCTGGTCCTGAACGTAGTGGCGCCCTCCTCCTCGGACGTGCGTGCGATCAACTACGTGGTGCAGGTGGTGCCGCGCGTCACCGGGCGCGTGATCGAGGTGCCGGTGGAAGCCAACCGCCCGGTGCGCAAGGGCGAGGTGCTGTTCCGCATCGACCCGGTGCCCTACCAGCAGCAGCTGGCGGCGCTGGAAGCGAAGCTGCCTGAACTGTCGGCCAAAGTGGACAGTGCCGATGCCTACCAGCGCGAACTGGGCGAACAGCTGCGCGGCGCGCGCGCCACCCGCGAGGCGTTGGCCGTGCGCCTGCAGCTGGCCGAACGCCGCCAACGCCAGACCGGTGAGCTGGCCAGCAGCGGTGCCGGCAGCCGCTTCGACCATGAGCAGGCACAGACCGAAGCGGCCAGCCTGCGCTTGGACCTGGTATCCACCACCGCGCAGATGGCGCAGGTGCAGCAGAAGCTGTCCGCACAGACCCGCGACGGCGAACTCTCCGAAGTGGCGCAGGCCCAGGCCGGCATGGTCCAGCTGCAGGCGCAGATCGTGGAAGCACGCTGGCAGCTGGAGCAGACCGTCGTACGCGCCCCGGCCGATGGCAGCGTGATCAACCTGCAGCTGCGCGAAGGCTCCTACGCCGCCAGCCTGCCGTTGACCCCGGTGATGACCTTCGTCGAGCGCGAGCAGTGGATCCTGGCGATGTTCTCGCAGAACGAACTGGGCAACGTGGCGCCGGGCAACGAAGCGGAGATCGCGCTGAAGGTCTATCCCAACCGCATCATCAAGTGCCGGGTGGATTCGGTGGTGTGGGCATCCGGCACGGGCCAGCTGCCGATCAGCGGCATGATTCCGCAGACCGGCACCAGTCCGCTGCCGCCGGGGCGCATCGCGGTACGGCTGCGCCCGGACGGGCGCGACCGCGATGTGTTCATCG
This is a stretch of genomic DNA from Stenotrophomonas rhizophila. It encodes these proteins:
- a CDS encoding HlyD family secretion protein, whose product is MEVILLLIYSFFVWLIFFKFKWLPWNFVSQVVVVSLPIFAMTALILVLNVVAPSSSDVRAINYVVQVVPRVTGRVIEVPVEANRPVRKGEVLFRIDPVPYQQQLAALEAKLPELSAKVDSADAYQRELGEQLRGARATREALAVRLQLAERRQRQTGELASSGAGSRFDHEQAQTEAASLRLDLVSTTAQMAQVQQKLSAQTRDGELSEVAQAQAGMVQLQAQIVEARWQLEQTVVRAPADGSVINLQLREGSYAASLPLTPVMTFVEREQWILAMFSQNELGNVAPGNEAEIALKVYPNRIIKCRVDSVVWASGTGQLPISGMIPQTGTSPLPPGRIAVRLRPDGRDRDVFIAMGAQGQGAIYTEHGKLIHIVRRVILRVGSKLDWLVLKLH